Below is a genomic region from Miscanthus floridulus cultivar M001 chromosome 1, ASM1932011v1, whole genome shotgun sequence.
AAGTTGATCCTCCAATCATTCCATCACCTTCAGTTGATGACACTAAGGACAATCTAGAAGTCAGAATGAACATGATCCTCCAATCATTCCATCATTCTTTGAGGACTTCTTTTCAAGCAGAACAGAAGTCAGAATGCTGCACCTCAGGTGAACATGATTCTCAAATCGTTCCATTTCCTTTGCATGATGAGAAGATCGACGAACTGGATGGTCCTCCTTTGAGCAATGGCTGATGAACAGGATCGGGAATCAAAAGTTTGTGTTCCACAAGGACATGATGCTCAAATCGCTCCATGTTCAACTGATGAGGATATACATGAATTAGATCGCCCTCCTTTGAGCAGTTCCACTTAGTGGATCTTAAATCAGAAGACCATGTCTCGGATGATCGTGATTCTGAAGTCACTCCATGTTTGGTTATTAAAGATAAGATTGATGAATCTGTAGATGCTCAACCAAACCTTCTTCCTGGGGAGCTAGAGCAGGAAACTCATGCACCCCCTGAATTAGACTTTCGAGTTGCTCCACAAGCAGTGAAggaatctgattgctcaactgaATTTGATTCCCAGAGTGCACCATGTTCTTCAAATATACCAGTACTAGCTGACACAACAGTGTTGACTTGTATTTCTGCCATGCCTAGCAGTGAGGAGACGTATCAGTTGTCTCCTGGTCTGCCACCCACTGTACAATTTCAAAATGATTCCTACAAAGTTCCTCAAGCACCaccccctctccctcctctccaGTGGAGGCTTGGGAAGCCTCGTCTAGGACTTCTGAGTAGAAAAGGCTGTATGACTGAGCCTGCGAGGGTAATAGATCCTGTTTTGCATATATCAAGCCAAGAGATGGATATTAGGCTAGGTTTGCTTGATCCAACGGATAGATCTATAGAACCAGTACCCTCTCAAGAAATCAAAGATAAATGTGAGAGTTCCTTGATATATCATAATGATCAAAATGTAGATTTTGGAAGATTATCGACCAGGGTTGCAGTAACTGATGTTGCAAGGACTGAACACAGGCCATCCTTAGAGGCTTCAGAGGACATTAAGCAAGAGGGACATATTTCAGCATCAGCAACAGGAGTTGAGGAACACCTGGATGCTGGGGTCACATCAACAACAGCAGATGAGGAACATCTGGATGATTCTGTAATGACAGATGGAACAGCTTTATACTCACCAGAACCTCTGTTTCCATTACCTGCATATGAACTGCAGGACCCTCAACCAGATACTAGAGAAAATAGTGAGCATCCCAGCCAAACACATGGAGCTGCATCTGGAGATGATAAGTCAATGGATGCTGTTGGCAGCATGGAAAGCACCCTAACAAAAGGACATGTTTCTGAAAATAGGTGTTACCAGCAACATCAGCATGGCGAATCATCCTCAGAGACTTCAGACCATGAAGAGCATATTACAAATGCATCAGAGGACAGTGTTAAGCATCAGTCTGGTACAAGCGAGGCACCTTCAGACACAGCAAAACATTCTGCACCAGGCACGCTGTTGAAAGGGAATGTCCAAGAGAGTCAACTTTTACAAGAACATAATGTTGGGAGCTCCGAGGACGATCAACCAGGAGGCCCATTGCGCAGCTTAGAACCAATGGCACCTCAAGATTATCCACATGATGAATATAATTTAGAGAGGGAAAACAGAAACCAGGCCAGCAAAAATATAGATGGCCTGGAATGGCCTGGTGATAAAAGTGAGTTGGTCACTGGCCTTGATGAAGGTTGCTATGCGCATGCTGAGCTGCCACCTGTGATGGGATGGACTGTTGGACCTCAGATGCTTCATCCTAAATATGGTATTTTAGTAGAAGAGAGCCAATTTGAGCCAAATATCGCCGACAATCATTTGATCAGGAAGCCTATTTCAATAAAAAACATCCCAAGGAATCCACTCGTTGATGCTGTTGCTGCTCATGATAGAAGCTCGGTATTTGCGTTCATCCTGATATATTTTTTCTGTGTCGTAGCTATGGTCCCTGTATTAACCTTAAGCCATCTATATTTTTGCAGATGAGAAAAGTTTCAGAGCTTGCACCATCAACTGACAAGCCGAAGCCTAATGAGAGAAACATGTTGATAGAACAGATAAGAAACAAGGTTGGCAAATAAAATGCTTTCTCCATCGAGAAACAAAACTAAAACTCAAATATATGTGCATTCTCTCTAACTTGTTTGCTGTTTGCTTTCCGATCAGACCTTCAGCTTGAAACCAGTTGCTCCAGCTAAGCCAACAGCCATGAGATCCCCTGCTAGAACCAGTACTAGAAACTTAAAGGTTGCCGCTATCATAGAAAAGGCAAATGCCATCCGACAGGTTCTCTCTGCGCATAACTTCAGCTTCATTCGCGACAAGTTAGCTTCCATTTTGATGTTAATGTTGGCCTTTTGCCGATCTCTGTTGTTCATCATATGGAACAGGCAGTGGGAAGtgacgatgaagacgcagatagTTGGAGTGATACATAATGCCCACCTTTTGCCCTCTTGGTGTTTCTTCCCATGGCAGAAAGATACCAATTGGGGACAGGTTGGGGATGGACAGCCATGTCATCGTTTTTGTTAGTAATATAATGCTAGTCTTGTGTATAGTATACGCCCATAATCCttctttcatttttctttctGTATTCTTTCGACCGATTGTTTGTATACCGGCCTGCCTCTCCCACAGCAGCAAAGGCTGTTGCGGTTGGCATGATCCTAGGATAGCATGCATCAGTAGTTATAACAAGTAAACAATTATTTCATCTTCTGAAAAAGGGGAGATAATTGCGTCATCGATTCCACACAGCATAGCAGGCATCGATTCCACACAGCATAGCAGACCTTGAGTTGCAAAAATATGAAATCCAATACACCCACTTTGACTAATTTGTTGATCACAGAGAAAAAAAATGGTCAACTAACAATTGGAGGCAATATTATATGCACAATGTTGAGGTTGGGTAACGTGACACATGAGATGGAGAGTTGTGATTTACAGGCTATACAAGAGCCTCCATGGAGAGGTGGTACCCGGAGACGAGAGCAGAGAGGCCGATGGCCACGAACGCGAAGAAGGCCATGCTgattgccgccgccgccgagtcGGTGAACAGGTTGTCCGCCGCCTGGCGCATGTAGTCCGTCACCGGCGCCGCCGCGGACATCGCCGATATCAAGAAGTAAGCGACGACCTGCACCAAGGTTCCCGGTTTTTTCGTCAGAAAAAAGCGAGACAGATAAGAAGCGTATAGTAATCGCCGGCGGTTGGCGACACGACGCTGCCAGGTTGGGCATCGGTGGTTGGATCGGATCGTTGCGATCCCCGCGACGCGCGGGCACACGCGCACGGCGCACCGGACGAACCCAACCTGGTCTCCGGCGAAGTCGACGACGGCCGACGCCTTCCTCGGCGCGATGAGGTCCCGCCCGGAGCTGAGGCGGTGGACGTCGCGCAGGACCTGCGCCGTGGCGTACAGCCACGCCACGATCGAGATGCCCAGGCAGTAGCTGCACGCTCGGAAACTCAGCACTCGATCGGTACCATGGATTGTTGCAATGGTTGATCGAGAATGGTTTGGTTAGCGTACTGACTTGTACTCAGGGTACTTGCGGAAATCCTGGCTACCGCCGTGCTGGTTGGACGCCATGACGACGAGGGCGAGGAGGGAGAAGAGCCACGCCAGGGCCCGGAGCAgcagccgcgcccgcgccggcgcGCCGTCCATCTTCCACCGCTCCACCATGGACCTTACGCCGCCAGAGTCAGCCGGCCCGGCCCCGGCGTCGCCATCGGCtgcggccggcgccggcgcgacACTCGGCCGCGCGTCGGCCTTGCCGGACTCCGACATAGGCGGATCTCAATCGGGTGGCGCCGGCGCGCGCGGGCGCGTGTGGTGACTGGCTGGCTAGTTGCTTTCCTCCTCGGCCGGACACGCGAACGGAGACTAGGTGGACGTCACGACGAGGCAGAGCCGGCGAAACCGACGTGGTTGTCGAAATATAGGCGGGTGAGGGTCAGGGCCTCAGGGGAGGAGATGTATTGAGTGTGACGACGGGCCTGCACGGGCACGGGCCGTGACggtgacgccgacgccgacgttttTTCGGCCGGCCGCGTCCGCGATAGGGGGAGCTGTGGTGCTGGACTTGCTGGTGCGTGCGGGCCCGTCGAGTGTTACTCGGGTCGGCTGGTTGTTATGCGACATGGGCCGTATAATAGGCCTGTCATCTTAAAGCCCATGTGTCCATGGAAGCATGCGCTCGCGCGTATATTTACACAATATATACTCTTGTACTTTGGGAAAAAAAATACTTCGACCTTCTCTTGTACAGTTGTACCACACCGGTTACGCAAACAAGAGCAAAACAGTTCATAACCCGGTTCCTGGAGACGGGTAGCACCGCGCGGCAAGCGTGGTTAGCTATCTTACCTATACGGAATTGTATTGAACTGAATGATGATTGGTCTCCTGTCTGCGTCTTCCCAGATTCTTCAGGTTGAACGAGAGCACACTACATGTGTGCTTAGCTTTTTTAATAATGATTTTTCTTCTAAATAACCTCTGGTAGTTTTTTATGCGCTACGGAATTCTAAACATGAAGTGATGTTTGTATTTTTTGTGGGCTCATTTTAGGATTTGATGATACTTTTCTTATAGGGGTAAACAATGTGTACTCGTCCATATAGCGAGGCGATTCGAGGTGACTTTGTCAATTTCAAGATCTATTGACTGAATTTTTTATTGACGCTCGAGAGATAGACTTATTACATGCGTGCATTCATAGAGTTAGAACCTGTTTTCTTGCTCTTATATGATATGGGTCAAGCTGGCCCATGGGATGCACAAAAGTATTATTTGAATGTTTGtggcccgttcgctggtctgaaacttggctgaaactggccggctgaattgttgtgagagaaaaacactgttccggctgaaaaaagaagccgaacaaactatttttaagacaagcgaacggggatGTCGACTTGGGGCAGGCTGAGCTCATACAAGATTCTCGCATCGCCTGGCTCCGTAAAAACGAGACTGTAATCCATTTCTCGTGGGCATGACTAGCGCGATGCAGCTTGGCTGCTTTCGGCTTATGTGTTGTCTCTGAAATGGATCAGAAGTTTATGCAACCAATCAATAGCCCGATATAGCCGAGTTAGAGCAATACAAGTAACCAAACAAAGAAGCTTTGTATCGTCTCGGCATTGGCCAGTGGGGGCCTGCATCAGAAGAGAACCATACAGAACATGTATGCTATGAGCACTGAGCATATGTGTTCGTAcaatttattttgaaaaaaaaatggaaTTTACAAACATATGAAATTTAACCTCCTCCAATAGTGAGCCGATCGGAGCTTATGCCAAATTCTGAACTAACAAAGGCCACCCAAGTACCGAACGTGCCACCAATAATGCATCAGTCTCCAGCTCCACCCGAGTCATCTCTGAATCTGCTGCAAACTCCAACGCTCAGAGGACGATCAGGCACGATCCATAGACCATAGCTTCTGTTTCACATCTTGAgaataggccccgttcggcttttccagaaaccggcttgttcggcttgttttttcagccgaaacagtatttttctctcacaataattcagccagaacagtgttttcggccagtttcagccaagtttcagcaagccgaacggggccatgtcCCGCACCGGTTATCCATCATCGGATTAATGGGATCATTACAGTGTGATACTACTGCCCGAGGGAAGTGCAGGATCATTAGCCATTAGGCACACGCACACACAGGTGCTTTCACCTTCTCACGAGGGGAATTGATGCCGCACGAACGTTCGATGGGATAGGAACCGAACGGTCCAGCAGAAACGCGCCGCACCCTCACTGTATCACTGTAGTCCTTCCCCGGCTGCCTCGTCCCGCCACGCACGCATACCCCGCCCCGGTAAGTCTCGCCCCGCCC
It encodes:
- the LOC136489387 gene encoding CASP-like protein 4B3 isoform X2, with product MSESGKADARPSVAPAPAAADGDAGAGPADSGGVRSMVERWKMDGAPARARLLLRALAWLFSLLALVVMASNQHGGSQDFRKYPEYNYCLGISIVAWLYATAQVLRDVHRLSSGRDLIAPRKASAVVDFAGDQVVAYFLISAMSAAAPVTDYMRQAADNLFTDSAAAAISMAFFAFVAIGLSALVSGYHLSMEALV
- the LOC136489387 gene encoding CASP-like protein 4B3 isoform X1, which gives rise to MSESGKADARPSVAPAPAAADGDAGAGPADSGGVRSMVERWKMDGAPARARLLLRALAWLFSLLALVVMASNQHGGSQDFRKYPEYNYCLGISIVAWLYATAQVLRDVHRLSSGRDLIAPRKASAVVDFAGDQVGFVRCAVRVCPRVAGIATIRSNHRCPTWQRRVANRRRLLYASYLSRFFLTKKPGTLVQVVAYFLISAMSAAAPVTDYMRQAADNLFTDSAAAAISMAFFAFVAIGLSALVSGYHLSMEALV